The DNA sequence TTCCTTTATTCATCCTCTGCGCTATTGATGGGAATTTGTGAGTTTTTAAACACGCTGTAAGGTCATGTCTCTGAAGCATTAGTTAGTGGGTCCAGACCATCCCTATTAACTTGCTGCAAAGCCTAGAAGTTCCTGAGTCTCCCGAAAGCCTGTATTGATTGCCCTGTCCTCACAGCAGGGgtgaggaaaaaagacagtgggGCCCGTGCAGCCTTGTACATGGACTTAGTCATGTTTTTGCCTCTGAATCTCGCCTCACCAAGGACTGCGTGTGGAGTTTGGTTTGGGGAGTGTTGTCAGAGCTGTGAGCCTGGGTTTGCTGGAGTTGTTCCTTGCTCTCATCTGTTCTAGGTGGGATCTGTTCTTGACCTTGATCctggggggagatggggatgGGATtggtggctgtgtgtgtgtgtgtacgcatgtgTGCACAGACACCCAGACTGGGGCAGCTGAAGGCCAGGTTGGAGGTGAGAAAAGAGGGAACAGGTGCATTACAAGTGGCTTCAGCTGAGAATGTCACACCTTTTGTATCTTGCCCTAAGGAACGAACTTCTCCTTCATCTGAAGACCTACAATTTGTACTATGAAGGCCAGAATTTGCAGCTCCGACACCGTGAGGTAAGGAGACCACAGGGAAAGCCTGTGGGCCAGCCGAGTCTGTCTCCATGTCTCCAGGGTCTCGGGGTCCCTGCCTCTCCTACCGCCACCCAGGGGTGGCCTCTCATTGAGGATGTTAGCGGGAGCCCCTGGAGTTCTTTGGAAGGAGATCCCAGGCTCGTTTTGTTCTAATGAGGACGAGCTTTTCTGTTCCAGAGATATTCGTGGGGATGTGAGCCTGGGCTAGCCTCTGCTTCAGAGCGGGTCTTTCAAAGGGGACGTTCATGAAATGATCCTTTCCCATGGCTCTCAAACAGGCTCTTTCTTCTTGGGCAATTCAGGAATCTTACCCAGTCCTCTGTGTTTACCCACCTGGGCTCACATCAGTCAGCTTGGCGTGGAAACACTTGGCCCTTGTGTATGACTGCAGTGGTCTTCCTCGGGTGCCTTCCTGGGATGCCCTTTGCTCTCCGTCCGGcttctcccagcccccagcctgaaTCTAAGCTTACTCATCCCGTATCCATTTCCGTTAAAGCCTGTTATCTGGTAGATGGTGAGTTATGGAGGAGCCAGGTGGAGTAATTTATACTCAAGTGTTCTAGACTGATAGTTCATCAAGCCATGGCGATTCAATCCACAGAAACAGATATCAGATGGTAGAATTTCAGCTACAAAGGCAGGCTTGTTGGGGAGAGTATGTGAGACGCAGTGGCCTTTTCTGTGTCCCTCAAACCAGTCCATGTAGGCAAAGTCCTACTGTGGGCTAAATCCTATCCTAAAATCATACTATGTAACAGTAGGCATGCTAGCCTCAGGCTTTACCAGCTAGAAGGCCCTCTATATGACCTGCTCTTACATAAAGCCTTCCCCCCGAAGACGCCCACCAGCCTGAAAGTTGTTCTCCTCTCCTGCCGTCTTtggctcttccctcctctctgtggATGATCCTGGGATCTGGGTCAGTTGTTCGTTGGACGGGTGTCCTCTTCACCCATGTGGCTCATTCTGAAGATGTAGCCGTAGCCCAGGTCTGACAGCTGTGGGTTTTTCTGATACCCTCTAAAAGGCCTGACCCTTTTAGGCACTGCCCTTAAAGCTTCTCGTCGCTCAGCCATTTGTAAGATTTTGGTCCTTGGATAGCTTTTCAGCAGTGTGTCTTATAGAATAAATTCTCAGAATGCTCTATGATTAAATAGAGACTCATTATAATAAATGAGATTCAGTTCTTTGAGACAAAACACATCAAGGCCCTTAGAAGGGTCTGATGTTTAACTTGTTAGCAGTCAACCACGCTTGAGTATAAATTTGGAATTCTTAGAGGATTTATTCACCTCTTGGAGAACCATAATGTAGCACATTAGCTAATTAAAGGCTCTGGGATGTTATGCTGGTAAGAAATCTGAATAACATATCCTCTCCAGCTCATGATCGCCTGACACCCTATTTAAGGGAACGGTTGATCTCTGAGAGGAGCTAGTATTCGATAGAACAAACTTGGGGAAATGTTACTGCAAAATCTCCTTCAACCAGCAGGTCAGATTGGTAAGCATATGTTCTAGCTGAAGACATATCTTCCCATGGTAGGGGAGGGAAAAGTAGCTAATTCGAGAATCTGGCTCTGGCTTCTGTTCGCAAGGCTCATCTCACTCTAAGAGatgtcttcttctttctttaaagtataaaaaaaaaaaacaaaaaccatttttatCATTGACACACATGTGCTTGATTTTGAGGCAACTTTTGTGTTGACCTTGAGATCATCTTCGGGGCGTCAGGGGTCATTTGCGGTGGGGTGTGTCTCAGAGCTGGGCTGCGGGTATAACTTGGGTGCGCCCAGCCAGGAGGCGTCGGGGGCACTGTCCATTGTCCCCCGACGTGCTGCTGGCTTCTTCAGGGTTTTCAGGGCTGGCTCACGGTGCCAATTGCTTTGTGGGCAGGAGGAAGACGAGTTCATCGTGGAGGGGCTGTTGAACATCTCCTGGGGACTGCGACGGCCCATCCGTCTACAGATGCAGGATGACAATGAGCGCATTCGCCCCCCGCCGTCCTCTTCCTCCTGGCACTCTGGCTGTAACTTGGGGGCGCAGGGGTGAGTGTGAGCAGAGAAATGTCACCTTCTTCCAGCAAGCCTTGACCCTGGTCCCCATTCTCCCCACTGCACTATGTACCTGTTCTGGGcttaggaggaggaggaaagagcagGTGTTGGTGTGATCAGGCCACATGTATGATCAGGTGCCTGTCACCACATCAGAGGGGAGAAACGCTAAGGCCTGGTTGCAGTGCGCCCTCCCTCACAGAGAATTTCTGGGTCTCTGAGGGGGTGTAGCTCGTGGTGAGCTGGGCCTCGCCTACAGATTTCTAATGGACAGCCGGCCccggggtctccccatggggaccACTCCTTATAGAATGACCCTACTCTGGAGTCAGCAAGGGCTTGAACCTTCTCTCCAAAGCTTTCCATGGCTTGGGGTGGAGGAacctggaagaagaaaaggaacatcACACCTTGTCCAAACCGCTCCTGTGAGGCCAGCGGGGGGCTGCTTCCTTCAGGCCACACCCGGAGCTGGGTGCCAGCGTGACAGTCAGTAGTTTGGGAGGCTCCCTCCTCCGGATTCCCACCTCAAGGTCTGCAAAGCCCAAGACTGGTCGCCCCCTCCCTCTGTTGCCAGCTGAGTAGCCAAGTGCCATGTTTTGAGGCCTGCCCTCTCCGCTGGGACTTCCTTCAGGGACTTCGGTTTTGGGTATCAGCGATCGGCCGTGTTCCATCCCCAAACTGGCTGGTGCTGCCCTGAGGCCAGAGTGTGGGGGATGTGTGCTGACCTCCCAGCCAAAACCACGGTgacatgttttctgttttcaacCGGACCTAAGCCGTCTCTGTTGGACACACTGGAATTCTGCTCAACTCCGCAGCCAAATCCACCTTTCTCTAAAGTTGAGAGATGCCTACACGGTGGCCAAGCCCTGGAGCTGATGTGCTTTCTTTCCCAGGGAATTTTAGGAGGAATTTTAGGAGGGAAGTTGCCCGTCCATCAGCTGCTGGGATGTCTGGTCAAGGTTCTCTGGCTTCATCTCCTTGGCTGGTTTCACGCTCTACTTTGATTTCAGCCCTTTTGCCTTCTTGGATTTCCTGTGGGCCAAAACCTTTCCACGGCCGCAGCCGGATGACGCCCAGGCTGTGTTCCATTCCGTCTCCTCCACGAGGGGATTTTGAGAACGCTGTTTGTGTGATTTTTGGCTGAACCTGCAGGAGGGTCCTCCACTCCGCACACTTGTTTCTCCTCCCATCCCTGCACCATCAAGCTGGTCTTGTCTGGTTCTTGAAACCCTCCAGGGCTTTTGAGCAGGTTGTCAGGAACGGTAATGAATGTCATCCCCGATGCCAGCTAGAATCAAGCGAATACCTGGGCCACTGGGCTAAGAAGGAGGCTGAGACCCGTTTCTGCTGCGGGGAGGGAGTGGGCAGTGGGAGCAGCCCTCCCCAGCTCCAGTCTGCAGTCAGAAGTCCAGAGTTAGACCACAGTGGGGAGTCCTTCcagattttcagtttttattgtcTTCCCTTAAAACTGTCATCCCTGGATCCTAAGTCCCATCTCTACTGGATCCCAGGGAGCCCATGCTCTTCTCACTATGGGATGGTCCCAATGGGTTAAATACGGTTCTCCTCTCTGCTCAAATCTCCTGTTGATTTGGGGTATGCATCTCTGAGCTGCAGTTGTTACTCTTTTTGGCTTATAAGGGGGTCATTTGCCAGTTATCCAGGCCTCTGCTCAGGCTGACTGTGTGGGGTCCAGCTTGGCTGAGCATCCCGTCTGGCAACCCCAAGGACACTATCATCAGTGGCCCTTCCAGTGCTGCTCTGACCCTCGTGGGCAGCCAACATATTGCTTCTCCTCCTTGTAGATGCTAGAAGCAATTTCTGAGTTACTCCAACAGAAAAGGCTCTGAACTGGAATCTTGTCTGGAGAAGCAAATGCTTGTTGTTACAGGGTTTTCCGCATAAGCGGTAGAACCTGTACATGCTCAGAAACAGCGCAGACAACACCTGGATTTTGATCTTTGGTGTTCTCCATCCTGGACTTGATGAACTGGGGGCTTGTGTTGGGGCAGATGCTGGGAAAGAGCATCTTCTCCAGAACACCCCCTCCCCTCCTAGTGCTCAGCCCTGGAGCGGGGCCAGCTTCATGGGCCGCCCGCACCGGGCTGTGCTGGTTCCCCAGCCCGGCCCAGACCAAGTGCTCTTGCAGGAGAGGGAGGGTCCCCCTGCAGGAGCTGAACTGGTCTCCgttttgtgttctttctccccaGCACCATCCTGAAGCCCCTCACCATGCCCAACATTCAGATCTCAGAAGCGGATGCCCAGCCCGAGGGTCAGCAGACACCGAGCCCCACAGGTACAGGTGCGGTGGGAAGGGTCCCGCTTTGGGAGGACTGATGTGATCTAGATGCTGTTAAATGGAATTAATGAAAGTCACGTGGTTCGAGATCCAATGAGTGTTCAGAGGAGGCTGTCGGAAGTTCCCCCATTTCTTCTACCCACCATAAGTGGTTCCCTCCCTAGAAATCCTCGAAGGCATTCTTTCTGAGGTATTCtagacagagaaaagcaaatacacaGCAACATGCCTTTATGGTTGGAagccatttcttttcttcccctcttctgTTTCTGCACATCCTAtttctgttggtttgttttgAGGACTGTTCCACACAAAGCCGTCAAGAACTTCGGCCTTCTTATCCAGCTGTGTTCCACTGTGTGGAGAAAACGAGAGCTGAATCGCTCCTCGCTGACGGACGTTGAAGTCATTCCACTCTTTTGCTGTGACAAACGGCAGTAGTGGCCCTGGACACGTGTCATTTCACACATTTGTCATGTCTGTAGGATTCGTTCAAGTGGAGTGTCTAGGTCTGAGGCTGTGAGCATTTGTAATTTTGATAAATACTGTCAGGTCCTTATGTCGTGCTTCTCCTGTGCCAAGCACTATTCTCAGTGCTTTGCGTGAACTAATTCAGGAAACCCTCACGACAACCCCGTGATGGGGGTGCTATTcgtatgcccattttatagatgagggaactgaggcgtGGAGGGGTTAGTGAAACACGgcagtggtggagctgggatttggcCCTGGGAACCTGGCCTCGAGTCTCTCCTCTGAATCTTGTCACCGTGTTGCTTCTCCGTAAACTATACCATAGGTTTTTGCACTGGCAAGAAATACTGTTTTGAGGAAACGTATTTCAGGGGGAGGCCATGGCTGGTACCGACCGGGCTGGGCAGACGGAGctcatctctcccttccctcttagACTCCAGAGGCCTCAAGCCCCTGCAGGAAGACACCCCCCAGCTGATGCGCACACGCAGCGATGTTGGGGTGCGTCGCCGTGGCAACGTGAGGACACCCAGTGACCAGAGGCGAATCAGACGCCACCGCTTCTCCATCAATGGCCATTTCTACAACCACAAGGTAGAGaggatggggggaagggggcTGGCGGTAACCCCAAGGGAATAAGGCCTCTTCTAGGGCAGCGGCCACCTCAAGGCTATAGACAAGTGGAAGCCAAGTGTTTGCTATTCTGTCTTGGGTCATGGGTGGACTGCAGGCTCTGCGGGCTCTGGAAGGGATGATGGACCCCAGATCAGAGCCCCTCATAGGGTGGTGGGTGAGATGACCCCACAAACATCAGATTTTCCCTGGAAAATCCACACATACCCCCTTCCTATACCATGGGCCTCTCGGCTGCTGGGTGGTCTCACTTTTCTGTGAGCTGCGTGCTACCCACTGAGGCAGGGCTGCAGGACTCAAATCAGGGGGTGTCCGTGCACTACccgaccccccacccctgccaatgCTAGCTGATCCTCCTTTCTTCCCACTGCCTGGTCTAATCCAGCCCCAGATGCAAGTGCCTCATGGGAGGGGTCAGAGACCCCCTGTGTTGAAGTTACAGTGGAAGGGGCCTTGTGCGTGTTTTCTTTGGCAAGAGGGCCTTCCTTACCTGGgtctcttccccctccttcccaagCTCAGACCTCTCCAGCTTCCTGTGGGGACAGTGGGGAGGAGACAACCCGAGTTAGGCACAGCTctctggggcagggtgggggaggagggggactcTCAGGGTGCACGGGGTGAGTGCCCTTGTCACTGTGCCCTTTACCCCAGGTCACGGGGCCAGGACACCTGAGTTTTAGGGCCCAGTTCTTGTCCCCTCTTGTCCCCACTGCCACCCTGAGCTGGCCCCCTCTATTGACAGACATCGGTGTTCACGCCAGCCTATGGCTCGGTCACCAACGTCCGCATCAACAGCACCATGACCACGCCCCAGGTCCTAAAGCTGCTGCTCAACAAATTCAAGGCAAGTTTCCTCTGCGGGCCGGCCTTGGAGGGGTGGCGCAGGGGCCTGCGGTGCCCCCGAGGTGGGAAGGGGGACCGTGGAGAGTGTGCAGTAAGCAGGGGGCACTGGGCGAGGGGGCCTGGGTTTTCCTACTCAGTGGCATTAGTATCCTAAGGGAGATTGTTAGCCAAGCAGCTTCCCAGTCCCCAGCCCTGAAGCAGACCCACTGAATCCGAAGCCCAAGGACCAGGGAACCTGTTTGGCAAATGGCAGAAGATTGGTCCGCTGAATTCTGAGAAGCAGCCCAGAGCCCAGGCACAGACCCCAGGCCCCAGGCACAGACCCCAGAGCTCAGGCACAGACTGGCTTCTGAAACACATTTGGGAAACGTATTCTGAAAAATGAACTTTAGTACACGTGCAAGTTCTAGTGCATGAGTCCATAAAGTCCCGTTACTCTGCAGGTTTTACATGATCCCTTTATAAGAAATCTTTTGGAGACAGGGATCCCCATTTTTCCCTGAGGCCACTGTCAGCTGGTGgcctctgggttcaaatccccagCCATCACCCGCTGATTGGAGGAGCTGAGAAAGTGACTTAAGCTCCCTGTGCTTCTCCTtcatcttctgtaaaatgagggttcACGGGACCCCACTGAGGGCCTGTCGGGAACATGAGATGAGTTAACACGTGCCAAGTGTGTCGCCCAGTGCTTGGCAGGGTGCCAGAAAGGTGAGTCCTTCTTATCGACTGTGATCGGCCCCTCTCCTCATCCCTTCTGAGAGCTGGAGAGAAACGGCTCCCCCTCAGAAGCACCAAATATCCATTTAGCTTTGCAATGTTCCAGAAGGAATGGCTCTGAGGTAGGATATGTAAATACGGACTCTCTTCAAGCATATCTTGTTTCTGATTCAGATTGAGAATTCTGCAGAGGAGTTTGCTTTGTACGTGGTCCATACCAGCGGTGGTAAGTCTGAAAAACACAGTGTACTTGAAAATGTTTACATCACTCAAATTGGCCTCATTTGCTTGTTGTTTGGCCTTTGGAAAGTTCCAAATGTTGTTTGCTCCCGAGGCTGGCGGGGTCACTGTCTGAGTCCACTGGGGAAGGCCGTAGGTGGTCTAAAACCTAACTGCTTATTTAAAAGGCAAACGGATTTTCTCGAGAGGTAGATGAAACCGATTCCTCCCATGTAGCCTCTTATAGCGGGGTTGGAACCTGGTAGTTTTGTCAGGGAGAGCGGGGAGGGAATGGTTGCTTTGAACCAGAATTGTTCATTCACAATTCAGTCTCCTGATGTACCTGGCCATATCTTCTAAGGGGCCTGGGCCATCTGGGCCCCTGAGTTGGCCGCTGCTTATGGTGAGAAAGGCCTCAGGCCAAACTCAGGGCTGTTCCTGGCTGTGTGTGTggttccagagaaacagaagctgAAGAACACCGATTACCCTCTGGTTGTCCGAATCCTCCAGGGACCGTGTGAGCAAGTCTCCAA is a window from the Meles meles chromosome 16, mMelMel3.1 paternal haplotype, whole genome shotgun sequence genome containing:
- the RASSF2 gene encoding ras association domain-containing protein 2 isoform X1, with translation MDYSHQTSLVPCGQDKYISKNELLLHLKTYNLYYEGQNLQLRHREEEDEFIVEGLLNISWGLRRPIRLQMQDDNERIRPPPSSSSWHSGCNLGAQGTILKPLTMPNIQISEADAQPEGQQTPSPTGTDSRGLKPLQEDTPQLMRTRSDVGVRRRGNVRTPSDQRRIRRHRFSINGHFYNHKTSVFTPAYGSVTNVRINSTMTTPQVLKLLLNKFKIENSAEEFALYVVHTSGEKQKLKNTDYPLVVRILQGPCEQVSKVFLMEKDQVQEITYDVAQYIKFEMPVLKSFIQKLQEEEDREVKKLMRKYTVLRLMIRQRLEEMAETPATI
- the RASSF2 gene encoding ras association domain-containing protein 2 isoform X2, coding for MDYSHQTSLVPCGQDKYISKNELLLHLKTYNLYYEGQNLQLRHREEEDEFIVEGLLNISWGLRRPIRLQMQDDNERIRPPPSSSSWHSGCNLGAQGTILKPLTMPNIQISEADAQPEGQQTPSPTDSRGLKPLQEDTPQLMRTRSDVGVRRRGNVRTPSDQRRIRRHRFSINGHFYNHKTSVFTPAYGSVTNVRINSTMTTPQVLKLLLNKFKIENSAEEFALYVVHTSGEKQKLKNTDYPLVVRILQGPCEQVSKVFLMEKDQVQEITYDVAQYIKFEMPVLKSFIQKLQEEEDREVKKLMRKYTVLRLMIRQRLEEMAETPATI